One segment of Triticum aestivum cultivar Chinese Spring chromosome 2A, IWGSC CS RefSeq v2.1, whole genome shotgun sequence DNA contains the following:
- the LOC123185450 gene encoding protein PYRICULARIA ORYZAE RESISTANCE 21 isoform X3: MYLDVQKMPTLCITVDMGCSRCSAKIQRVLSSIQDRGKFVIEKIVYEDNRVLVSGPFDADKLTCKLWCKASNVIKNIEVVKPPVVAKPKDDPPKPKKKEDKPEPKPAPCNQLVPYAYPLPYPLPYPSACPCGCATSYCECHSKPPPPAPAPAPTCQCPAWSSCHCHTYPPYQQPMPMPCTPMVICEESPPACTVM, encoded by the coding sequence ATGTATCTTGATGTGCAGAAGATGCCGACGTTGTGCATCACGGTGGACATGGGGTGCAGCCGCTGCAGTGCCAAGATCCAGAGGGTCCTGTCCTCCATCCAGGACCGAGGCAAGTTTGTCATCGAGAAGATCGTGTACGAGGATAACAGGGTGCTCGTGTCGGGGCCCTTCGACGCCGACAAGCTGACATGCAAGCTCTGGTGCAAGGCCAGCAACGTCATCAAGAACATTGAGGTCGTCAAGCCGCCGGTGGTAGCCAAGCCGAAGGACGACCCTCCCAAGCCCAAGAAGAAAGAGGAcaagcccgagcccaagccagccCCGTGCAACCAGCTGGTGCCGTACGCGTATCCGCTGCCGTACCCGCTGCCGTACCCATCGGCGTGCCCGTGTGGCTGCGCTACGTCGTACTGCGAGTGCCACTCCAAGCCACCTCCTccggcaccggcgccggcgccCACGTGCCAGTGCCCGGCGTGGTCATCTTGCCACTGCCACACCTACCCGCCGTACCAGCAGCCCATGCCCATGCCGTGCACGCCGATGGTCATCTGCGAGGAGAGCCCGCCCGCCTGCACCGTCATGTAA
- the LOC123185450 gene encoding protein PYRICULARIA ORYZAE RESISTANCE 21 isoform X2 — protein MAFKTDPSRRDLATKPNANRWRKHKHLRPGRTQRPQLHYFLSGIYLRTAKVFLPTKNCKGELTSSSSAKMPTLCITVDMGCSRCSAKIQRVLSSIQDRGKFVIEKIVYEDNRVLVSGPFDADKLTCKLWCKASNVIKNIEVVKPPVVAKPKDDPPKPKKKEDKPEPKPAPCNQLVPYAYPLPYPLPYPSACPCGCATSYCECHSKPPPPAPAPAPTCQCPAWSSCHCHTYPPYQQPMPMPCTPMVICEESPPACTVM, from the exons ATGGCATTCAAGACCGATCCGTCCCGACGTGATCTCGCCACCAAACCAAATGCAAACCGTTGGAGAAAACATAAACACCTTCGTCCTGGTCGGACGCAGCGGCCACAGCTCCACTACTTCCTCTCCGGCATCTACTTAAGAACTGCAAAGGTTTTTCTTCCGACAAAGAATTGCAAAGGTgagcttacttcttcttcttctgcaaag ATGCCGACGTTGTGCATCACGGTGGACATGGGGTGCAGCCGCTGCAGTGCCAAGATCCAGAGGGTCCTGTCCTCCATCCAGGACCGAGGCAAGTTTGTCATCGAGAAGATCGTGTACGAGGATAACAGGGTGCTCGTGTCGGGGCCCTTCGACGCCGACAAGCTGACATGCAAGCTCTGGTGCAAGGCCAGCAACGTCATCAAGAACATTGAGGTCGTCAAGCCGCCGGTGGTAGCCAAGCCGAAGGACGACCCTCCCAAGCCCAAGAAGAAAGAGGAcaagcccgagcccaagccagccCCGTGCAACCAGCTGGTGCCGTACGCGTATCCGCTGCCGTACCCGCTGCCGTACCCATCGGCGTGCCCGTGTGGCTGCGCTACGTCGTACTGCGAGTGCCACTCCAAGCCACCTCCTccggcaccggcgccggcgccCACGTGCCAGTGCCCGGCGTGGTCATCTTGCCACTGCCACACCTACCCGCCGTACCAGCAGCCCATGCCCATGCCGTGCACGCCGATGGTCATCTGCGAGGAGAGCCCGCCCGCCTGCACCGTCATGTAA
- the LOC123185450 gene encoding protein PYRICULARIA ORYZAE RESISTANCE 21 isoform X4, with product MPTLCITVDMGCSRCSAKIQRVLSSIQDRGKFVIEKIVYEDNRVLVSGPFDADKLTCKLWCKASNVIKNIEVVKPPVVAKPKDDPPKPKKKEDKPEPKPAPCNQLVPYAYPLPYPLPYPSACPCGCATSYCECHSKPPPPAPAPAPTCQCPAWSSCHCHTYPPYQQPMPMPCTPMVICEESPPACTVM from the coding sequence ATGCCGACGTTGTGCATCACGGTGGACATGGGGTGCAGCCGCTGCAGTGCCAAGATCCAGAGGGTCCTGTCCTCCATCCAGGACCGAGGCAAGTTTGTCATCGAGAAGATCGTGTACGAGGATAACAGGGTGCTCGTGTCGGGGCCCTTCGACGCCGACAAGCTGACATGCAAGCTCTGGTGCAAGGCCAGCAACGTCATCAAGAACATTGAGGTCGTCAAGCCGCCGGTGGTAGCCAAGCCGAAGGACGACCCTCCCAAGCCCAAGAAGAAAGAGGAcaagcccgagcccaagccagccCCGTGCAACCAGCTGGTGCCGTACGCGTATCCGCTGCCGTACCCGCTGCCGTACCCATCGGCGTGCCCGTGTGGCTGCGCTACGTCGTACTGCGAGTGCCACTCCAAGCCACCTCCTccggcaccggcgccggcgccCACGTGCCAGTGCCCGGCGTGGTCATCTTGCCACTGCCACACCTACCCGCCGTACCAGCAGCCCATGCCCATGCCGTGCACGCCGATGGTCATCTGCGAGGAGAGCCCGCCCGCCTGCACCGTCATGTAA
- the LOC123185450 gene encoding protein PYRICULARIA ORYZAE RESISTANCE 21 isoform X1 yields the protein MAFKTDPSRRDLATKPNANRWRKHKHLRPGRTQRPQLHYFLSGIYLRTAKVFLPTKNCKGELTSSSSAKKMPTLCITVDMGCSRCSAKIQRVLSSIQDRGKFVIEKIVYEDNRVLVSGPFDADKLTCKLWCKASNVIKNIEVVKPPVVAKPKDDPPKPKKKEDKPEPKPAPCNQLVPYAYPLPYPLPYPSACPCGCATSYCECHSKPPPPAPAPAPTCQCPAWSSCHCHTYPPYQQPMPMPCTPMVICEESPPACTVM from the exons ATGGCATTCAAGACCGATCCGTCCCGACGTGATCTCGCCACCAAACCAAATGCAAACCGTTGGAGAAAACATAAACACCTTCGTCCTGGTCGGACGCAGCGGCCACAGCTCCACTACTTCCTCTCCGGCATCTACTTAAGAACTGCAAAGGTTTTTCTTCCGACAAAGAATTGCAAAGGTgagcttacttcttcttcttctgcaaag AAGATGCCGACGTTGTGCATCACGGTGGACATGGGGTGCAGCCGCTGCAGTGCCAAGATCCAGAGGGTCCTGTCCTCCATCCAGGACCGAGGCAAGTTTGTCATCGAGAAGATCGTGTACGAGGATAACAGGGTGCTCGTGTCGGGGCCCTTCGACGCCGACAAGCTGACATGCAAGCTCTGGTGCAAGGCCAGCAACGTCATCAAGAACATTGAGGTCGTCAAGCCGCCGGTGGTAGCCAAGCCGAAGGACGACCCTCCCAAGCCCAAGAAGAAAGAGGAcaagcccgagcccaagccagccCCGTGCAACCAGCTGGTGCCGTACGCGTATCCGCTGCCGTACCCGCTGCCGTACCCATCGGCGTGCCCGTGTGGCTGCGCTACGTCGTACTGCGAGTGCCACTCCAAGCCACCTCCTccggcaccggcgccggcgccCACGTGCCAGTGCCCGGCGTGGTCATCTTGCCACTGCCACACCTACCCGCCGTACCAGCAGCCCATGCCCATGCCGTGCACGCCGATGGTCATCTGCGAGGAGAGCCCGCCCGCCTGCACCGTCATGTAA